The Metallosphaera hakonensis JCM 8857 = DSM 7519 genome includes the window TAATCTATGGTCACGGGACCCACATGCATGAGTAGTTTTCTTGTCATAGGATATAATCCTTTCGGGAGTGTTCTCATGCAGTCATCTTATTCGATAACTACCTGTAAAATTATATCAGATGTTCTCTAATATGCTGTACTCCCCTCAAATAGGCCAGGTTCAAGGGAGTCTCCTCGTCCGAGAAAACATGCGGGTTCATGACGTTCAACAGGGCCAGGCTGTAGTCCGTCATCCCTCTGCTCCTGTTGACGGCCTTCGTGTCCCTGGCTAGCCGAGCTAAGTGCGACCTACAGAACGAGTTGTAACTCTCCGCGGTGTGGGTGTACTTCTTGCCCACGACGTGGTGATCTAGGACTTGATAGATTGAGTAGGCGTCGGTGTAGTGGACCTCGCACTTGGGAAGAGAACTCCAGAGGAAGCGGAAGGTGTTGTAGTCCCTGTCGCCGGTGACGAAGAAGGGAACTCCGTCGACCAGGGCGTTCCAGATCCAGAGGTTCTGTCGTCTAGGACCGCGTCTCACGTGTACGTAAGTCCAGCTCTCGTCTAGAACCGCGAACTTCGCCCTGAAGGCCTTCAATTGGGCTTGCAGGATCAACAGGTTAACGTAGGCCTTCAAGCCGGCCCTCTTCACTAAGCTGTAGACCGTGGTCAAGGGCCTTCCCTCAACCT containing:
- a CDS encoding IS1 family transposase yields the protein MNLVALAQLILLVLRNLNLKPRKHRPEEIAFALAAYVMGVQVTKLKIPPSTLYYYIKKLGIKRRKDARPRCPSCNSDRVVRNGSSRGKSKYRCKVCGRTFYGTASHRMSREQRERILKEYTNRMSLRGISKVEGRPLTTVYSLVKRAGLKAYVNLLILQAQLKAFRAKFAVLDESWTYVHVRRGPRRQNLWIWNALVDGVPFFVTGDRDYNTFRFLWSSLPKCEVHYTDAYSIYQVLDHHVVGKKYTHTAESYNSFCRSHLARLARDTKAVNRSRGMTDYSLALLNVMNPHVFSDEETPLNLAYLRGVQHIREHLI